In Balnearium lithotrophicum, a single window of DNA contains:
- a CDS encoding pyridoxine 5'-phosphate synthase has translation MRKKIRLGVNIDHVATVRNARRTFEPDPVHAAVIADLAGADQITLHVREDRRHVNERDLKTIKEVIHSKVNLEMAPTDEMVEIALSVKPHQVTLVPEKREEVTTEGGLDVLSQKERIKEVVERLKNGGITVNIFIDPDKEQIKAASEIGADAVELHTGAYAEAFAENNEEKVGEELERLKEAAKFAKGLGLRVYAGHGLTYKNVKKVVEIPEIEELNIGHSIVANAVLLGLKEAVEKMIKLINK, from the coding sequence CACGTGGCAACTGTTAGAAATGCAAGAAGAACTTTTGAGCCCGACCCCGTTCATGCAGCAGTAATTGCAGACCTTGCAGGAGCAGACCAGATAACACTCCACGTTAGGGAGGATAGAAGACACGTAAACGAAAGGGACTTAAAGACCATTAAAGAAGTTATTCACTCTAAAGTCAACCTTGAAATGGCACCGACTGATGAGATGGTTGAGATAGCCCTTTCTGTAAAGCCACACCAAGTTACCCTCGTTCCAGAGAAGAGGGAAGAGGTTACAACAGAAGGTGGATTGGATGTCCTTTCTCAAAAAGAAAGGATTAAAGAAGTAGTGGAAAGGCTAAAAAATGGTGGAATTACTGTAAACATATTTATAGACCCTGACAAGGAGCAGATTAAAGCTGCTTCTGAGATTGGAGCGGATGCCGTGGAACTCCACACAGGAGCCTACGCAGAGGCCTTTGCTGAAAACAACGAGGAGAAGGTTGGGGAGGAACTTGAAAGGCTGAAGGAAGCTGCTAAGTTTGCAAAGGGTTTAGGATTGAGGGTGTACGCGGGTCACGGCTTAACCTACAAAAATGTAAAAAAAGTTGTAGAAATTCCAGAAATTGAGGAGCTCAACATAGGACACTCAATAGTTGCAAACGCTGTTCTCCTTGGCTTAAAGGAGGCGGTAGAAAAAATGATTAAACTGATTAATAAATAA